From a single Calothrix sp. NIES-2098 genomic region:
- a CDS encoding multi-sensor hybrid histidine kinase gives MSQQQRTVLIVDDSPEDRELYLRYLREDREYDYHFVQAELGHLGLDLWQQHQPDIVLVDYFLPDLDGREFLSQLQLKTGQLFLPVIVVTGQGNEAIAVQAIKAGAQDYLVQGSITADGLRVAVNAAIENMQLRNQLQQALQQVQDELAERKRTEKILQDNQQSLRLALEAARMGTWDWNILTNQIQWSSNLEALFGFAPGEFDGTYATFISRIHPDDRDRVLESINAAITTGADYKIEFRVLYANGDVRWALSQGKVFYDQTGQPVRMAGVDLDITERKHVEEQLRLQAQVLAQTHDSVISTDLNGYITSWNQGAERVFGYSAQEAIGKHIQLIYPQPEMLSVLENQVIAPLKAKGKHEVEVTVQRKSGELITVLLSLSLLRDRDLCPVGMIGFSMDITARKHAEAALQDNEQLLRLALSGAHAGSWDWEIHTGKIIWSPENYDLYGFDPSKSQIQYADWYNALHPDDRAGADAEVKRVIEQRLPEFNCEFRIVHPQRGICWLLALGRITFDDRGQPVRMSGINLDISDRKRAEEELRQSEEFNQRMLASSSDCIKVLDLDGRLLYINPGGICLLEIDDLTPLLNSEWRCFWQDDARQMAEEAIAAAKVGELGRFQGYCPTAKGTPKWWDVVLTPIRNSAGQVVQLLCISRDITDYKNAEEAIRQSEARYRYLAEAIPHLVWTCNADGECDYVNKNLCEYTGLTFAQALGFGWLSAVHPDDRQLSQELWEDAIQNRTFYKHEYRFRRNSDGSYRWHLILGLPLKDEQGRIVKWFGTCTDIDDQKQLEIERDRILQLEQVARNEAEKANRIKDEFLAILSHELRSPLNPILGWTKLLQSRKLDDSKTAEALATIERNANLQTQLIDDLLDIARILRGKLSLNADPVNLAFVIEAAIDTVRTAAVAKSILIHPVLPNIGQVSGDAVRLQQIVWNLLSNAIKFTPSGGQIDIWLERVGKEAQITVADTGKGINREFLPHIFESFRQEDVSVTRKYGGLGLGLAIVRHLIEAHGGTVTADSPGEGQGATFTVRLPLLHVEPESDRVEELSADAFNLAGIKILTIDDEPDSRDLIEFLLAEYDAEVMTVASSAEFLTAVELFQPDILVSDIGMPEVDGYTLLKQVRSLPEERGGKIPAIALTAYAGEINQQQALEAGFQRHLSKPIDPDLLILAIIQLLRTQD, from the coding sequence ATGAGCCAGCAACAACGGACTGTTTTGATTGTTGATGATAGCCCAGAAGACCGCGAGCTGTATCTGCGATATTTACGGGAAGATCGGGAGTATGACTATCACTTTGTCCAAGCAGAATTGGGGCATTTAGGCTTAGATTTATGGCAGCAACACCAGCCAGATATTGTATTGGTGGATTATTTCTTACCCGACTTAGATGGGAGAGAATTTCTGAGCCAACTGCAACTCAAGACAGGCCAGTTGTTCTTACCTGTAATTGTAGTCACAGGGCAGGGAAATGAAGCGATCGCAGTTCAAGCAATTAAAGCTGGTGCCCAAGATTACTTAGTCCAAGGGAGCATCACTGCGGATGGATTGCGAGTAGCAGTGAATGCAGCTATTGAGAATATGCAGTTACGCAATCAACTGCAACAAGCATTACAGCAGGTACAAGATGAACTAGCAGAGCGCAAACGAACTGAGAAAATTTTACAAGACAATCAACAAAGCCTGCGATTAGCTCTAGAAGCTGCTCGCATGGGCACTTGGGACTGGAATATTCTCACCAATCAAATTCAATGGTCTAGCAACTTAGAAGCTTTGTTTGGGTTTGCACCGGGAGAGTTTGATGGTACTTATGCAACGTTTATTTCTAGAATACACCCAGACGATCGCGATCGCGTTCTTGAGTCTATCAATGCTGCCATTACTACAGGTGCAGACTACAAAATTGAATTTCGAGTGCTTTATGCCAATGGTGATGTTCGTTGGGCACTCAGTCAAGGTAAAGTGTTTTACGACCAAACAGGGCAACCTGTACGCATGGCAGGTGTAGATTTAGACATTACCGAACGCAAGCACGTAGAAGAGCAACTCAGACTACAAGCTCAAGTTCTCGCCCAAACCCATGATAGTGTTATCTCCACCGATCTCAATGGCTACATCACAAGTTGGAATCAAGGCGCTGAGAGAGTTTTTGGTTACTCTGCTCAAGAAGCAATCGGTAAGCATATTCAGCTAATTTATCCACAACCAGAAATGCTCAGTGTTCTGGAAAATCAGGTAATTGCGCCCCTGAAAGCCAAAGGTAAGCATGAAGTAGAAGTAACTGTGCAGCGCAAATCTGGCGAACTCATAACTGTCCTACTCTCACTCTCCTTACTACGCGATCGCGATCTCTGTCCTGTGGGCATGATTGGCTTCTCAATGGATATCACAGCTCGCAAACACGCTGAAGCAGCTTTGCAAGACAACGAACAACTGCTACGACTGGCGTTGTCGGGTGCTCATGCTGGCTCTTGGGATTGGGAAATTCACACAGGTAAAATTATCTGGTCGCCAGAAAATTATGATTTATATGGGTTTGACCCCAGTAAAAGTCAAATTCAATATGCAGATTGGTACAATGCTCTGCACCCAGACGATCGCGCAGGTGCTGATGCCGAAGTCAAGCGGGTTATAGAGCAACGTCTGCCAGAATTTAACTGCGAATTCCGCATCGTTCACCCACAAAGGGGTATTTGCTGGTTACTAGCCTTAGGGCGCATCACTTTTGACGATCGCGGCCAACCTGTGCGAATGAGTGGTATTAACTTAGATATTAGCGATCGCAAACGCGCCGAAGAAGAATTACGCCAAAGTGAAGAATTTAACCAACGGATGCTGGCTAGCAGTAGCGACTGTATCAAAGTCCTAGACTTAGATGGCAGACTCTTATACATAAATCCAGGCGGTATCTGTCTTTTAGAAATCGACGATCTCACACCTCTGCTTAACAGTGAATGGCGCTGTTTTTGGCAAGACGACGCTAGACAAATGGCTGAGGAGGCGATCGCCGCAGCTAAAGTAGGGGAATTGGGCAGATTTCAAGGCTATTGTCCCACTGCCAAAGGGACGCCAAAATGGTGGGATGTGGTGCTGACCCCCATACGCAACTCCGCAGGGCAAGTAGTACAACTGTTATGTATTTCCCGCGATATTACTGACTACAAAAACGCTGAGGAAGCTATTCGCCAAAGTGAAGCCCGTTACCGCTACCTCGCAGAAGCAATCCCTCACCTCGTCTGGACTTGTAATGCTGATGGTGAATGTGACTATGTGAATAAGAACCTATGTGAATATACTGGATTGACATTTGCACAAGCCTTGGGATTTGGTTGGCTGTCCGCAGTGCATCCAGACGATCGGCAATTATCTCAAGAATTGTGGGAAGATGCTATCCAAAATCGCACTTTCTATAAACATGAATACCGCTTCCGACGCAACAGTGATGGTAGCTATCGTTGGCATTTAATTTTAGGCTTACCACTGAAAGATGAACAAGGACGGATAGTGAAATGGTTCGGTACTTGTACTGACATTGACGATCAAAAGCAATTGGAAATAGAACGCGATCGCATTTTGCAATTAGAACAAGTTGCCCGTAATGAAGCGGAAAAAGCGAACCGGATTAAAGATGAGTTTTTGGCGATTCTCTCCCATGAGTTACGTTCGCCCCTCAACCCGATTTTGGGTTGGACAAAGTTGCTGCAAAGTCGCAAGCTAGATGACAGTAAAACCGCTGAAGCTTTGGCCACAATTGAACGTAACGCCAACCTCCAAACCCAACTCATTGATGACCTGTTGGATATTGCTCGGATTCTGCGTGGTAAACTCAGCTTAAATGCTGACCCGGTGAATTTAGCATTTGTGATTGAAGCTGCCATAGATACAGTGAGAACCGCCGCAGTCGCCAAATCGATTTTGATTCATCCAGTGCTACCGAATATTGGGCAAGTATCCGGCGATGCCGTTCGGCTTCAGCAGATAGTTTGGAATTTGCTTTCCAACGCCATCAAGTTTACCCCTAGTGGCGGACAGATAGACATCTGGCTAGAAAGAGTAGGCAAAGAAGCACAGATTACCGTTGCTGACACAGGTAAAGGTATTAATCGAGAATTTCTCCCCCATATCTTTGAATCTTTCCGCCAAGAAGATGTTTCTGTCACGCGCAAATATGGTGGACTAGGGTTAGGGTTAGCGATCGTGCGTCACTTAATCGAAGCGCATGGGGGAACAGTCACCGCAGACAGTCCGGGGGAAGGACAGGGAGCCACCTTTACAGTTAGATTACCTTTATTGCACGTAGAACCAGAGAGCGATCGGGTTGAGGAACTGTCCGCAGATGCATTCAATCTCGCAGGAATTAAAATATTAACCATTGATGATGAACCAGACAGCCGCGATTTAATCGAATTCTTGTTGGCTGAGTACGATGCAGAAGTCATGACAGTTGCATCCAGCGCAGAATTTTTGACAGCCGTAGAATTATTTCAGCCAGATATTTTGGTAAGTGACATCGGTATGCCAGAAGTAGATGGTTATACTTTACTGAAACAGGTGCGTTCCCTCCCAGAAGAACGCGGAGGTAAAATTCCGGCGATCGCCCTGACAGCTTATGCTGGTGAAATTAATCAGCAACAAGCTTTAGAAGCAGGATTTCAGCGACATTTATCTAAGCCGATTGACCCAGATTTATTAATTTTGGCTATCATCCAACTGCTTCGGACTCAGGACTAA